In Fusarium oxysporum Fo47 chromosome IX, complete sequence, the following proteins share a genomic window:
- a CDS encoding uncharacterized protein (eukaryotic protein of unknown function-domain containing protein), which yields MAGFLIPPWYKTETPKDLEMNIVSLIFGFSMGASMFTAGMAIKQTMQAYQRKRLFSAYIIMCWLDWIGCNCMGIITYCWLRGFAPPSFWVFFFIIVFWSMQIQFTLQIIINRISLLLGNKTNINRVKWGVAVVASLINISGFCIWVPARLQISHLYEEINIVWDRTEKAVFLIVDLSLNLYFIYLVRSRLIACGLTKYTELFHFNVIMVVISVSLDCVLMGATFLPSPVVYVQFHQLVYLLKLYIEMNVASLLGHIVKSSREQDARPTEGGRQRVRDELVSGRMTTFVTASRTGHVRLDDMSRDDSYRRTSDWENGIMKKVETKVVFTETQDQASTSDQERMITMSKSTRPSTFVGFSALSNRVFVRPGETLTGTETNPEHPRTIVIYGWGDAPPRHISKFTDVYRQLYPHAKQVAVLSPIYKGFIDHVAQRTEAMLPVIHEVFPNNASEGSVLFHVMSNSGTINYSATLNAYKETYNRPMPHALTVYDSTPGTPYLTWDNLKRFSHAMAIGLAAKLPLPFIVTQVLCAWFFCMIHVFDYLAGRESAPKFSHRIFTDEQWESKKSTRLFLYGKGDFLIPWQHIEGYMAVSQEAGYPSEGQLFESGHVGHMKKDPESYWGTIQESWERAVGRYYEASNKPRERTVRPGQV from the exons ATGGCGGGCTTTTTGATTCCTCCGTGGTACAAGACCGAGACTCCAAAGGATCTGGAGATGAACATTGTCAGTCTCATCTTCGGCTTCAGCATGGGCGCGTCAATGTTCACTGCTGGTATGGCCATCAAGCAGACGATGCAGGCGTACCAGAGAAAAAGGCTTTTCAGCGCATACATCATCATGTGCTGGCTTGACTGGATTGGATGCAACTGTATGGGAATCATCACTTATTGCTGGCTACGAGGCTTCGCTCCACCAAG CTTCTGGGTCTTTTTCTTTATCA TTGTTTTCTGGAGTATGCAGATCCAATTTACcctccagatcatcatcaatcgaATATCCCTCCTTCTCGGTAACAAAACGAACATCAACAGAGTCAAGTGGGGGGTTGCAGTGGTTGCGAGcttgatcaacatcagcgGTTTCTGCATCTGGGTACCGGCTCGCTTACAGATCTCGCACCTGTACGAAGAAATCAACATTGTCTGGGACCGAACCGAAAAGGCTGTCTTCTTGATCGTCGATTTATCGCTTAACCTCTACTTCATATACCTGGTTCGATCGCGACTCATCGCTTGCGGATTGACGAAGTATACTGAGCTGTTCCACTTCAACGTCATTATGGTTGTTATATCAGTGTCGTTGGATTGCGTGCTGATGGGAGCCACATTTCTCCCCAGTCCTGTTGT CTATGTCCAGTTCCATCAACTCGTCTACCTCCTCAAACTATACATCGAGATGAACGTTGCCTCTCTTCTCGGCCACATAGTCAAGAGCTCAAGAGAGCAAGACGCTAGACCGACCGAGGGAGGTCGACAGAGGGTTCGCGATGAATTGGTCAGTGGTCGGATGACTACGTTTGTCACCGCGAGTCGCACAGGTCATGTTCGACTTGACGATATGTCGCGTGATGACTCCTACCGAAGGACATCCGACTGGGAAAATGGGATTatgaagaaggttgagacCAAGGTGGTGTTTACAGAAACCCAGGACCAGGCATCCACCTCGGACCAAGAGCGAATG ATTACCATGAGCAAATCCACACGGCCTAGTACCTTTGTCGGTTTCAGTGCCTTATCAAATAGAGTCTTCGTTCGCCCGGGTGAGACGCTGACAGGCACTGAAACAAACCCAGAACATCCTCGGACAATCGTCATCTACGGCTGGGGCGACGCACCTCCAAGACACATATCAAAGTTCACCGATGTCTATCGACAGTTGTACCCTCATGCCAAGCAAGTCGCGGTCCTGTCGCCTATTTACAAAGGCTTCATCGACCATGTGGCTCAGCGCACAGAGGCCATGCTTCCGGTTATACACGAGGTTTTTCCCAACAATGCATCAGAAGGTTCAGTCTTGTTCCACGTGATGTCTAATTCTGGAACTATCAATTACTCAGCCACCTTGAATGCCTACAAGGAGACCTACAACCGGCCGATGCCCCATGCGCTGACGGTCTATGACTCTACGCCCGGAACTCCATATCTTACGTGGGATAACCTCAAGCGATTTTCTCACGCCATGGCTATCGGGCTAGCAGCAAAGCTCCCCTTGCCATTCATCGTAACACAAGTGCTATGCGCCTGGTTCTTCTGCATGATTCATGTATTCGACTATCTCGCGGGAAGAGAATCTGCGCCTAAGTTCAGCCACAGGATCTTCACCGATGAGCAGTGGGAAAGCAAGAAGAGCACAAGGCTATTCTTGTATGGAAAGGGAGACTTTCTTATTCCGTGGCAGCATATTGAAGGATATATGGCCGTTTCGCAGGAGGCTGGATACCCTAGCGAGGGGCAGTTATTTGAAAGTGGACATGTTGGGCATATGAAAAAGGATCCAGAATCATATTGGGGAACTATTCAAGAGTCTTGGGAGAGGGCTGTGGGTAGATACTACGAGGCAAGCAATAAGCCAAGGGAGCGAACTGTCAGACCTGGGCAAGTTTAG
- a CDS encoding Aldehyde/histidinol dehydrogenase: MAYSLPFKHKLNRSDLLITDSYIQGQTKPALSGSTFDVIDPGTNKPWTKVTNNSADDVDATVRVAHNAFQSFKKTSPRARAQWLLKWDALIREHKVDLATLLVYETGKPYVEAIGEMDYSLTFVSWFAGEAERIQGTCFAPSAPDRRVVTIKQPLGVAVALVPWNFPVAMVLRKAAAALAAGCTMVVKPSPETPVTAMALAKLASEAGFPDGVLNVLPTSLENTPSLSEALCKHELVKKVTFTGSTRVGTLVANHCSLGLKKVVLELGGNCPCLIFDDADIEAALRELVGLKWRHAGQACVTVNRFLVQSGVYDEFLQRFVEETAKYVIGHGAAEGTTLGPVTKPESLGRAERLVKDAVSKGARIVTGGNRVSPKGGEGGYFFEPTILADMSHDTLISCEECFAPIAAFYKFETEEEAVQAANDTPMGLASYAFTKNADRIWRMLENLEAGMIALNTGDYSARILMMCADEILGNSSAAESPFGGIKMSGYGKEAGKDVAIIPVSWSDQPNPIPNLRTRTFFITDHPLDEQILENGLNKLIRNHWRKLGARLFPSHGDTRLEYRLPHVFPDDYELFKWSSVSAGYSYGETYELSKILHPGDGVAFLPNMETIDARLRPQDWPYERKDEPPNSPLLYVHLTKFSDGAVLAMSVPHVFADQGGLANIVKAWLAVIEGKTPPGMTGYKDDVLEGEKLSNGDVNQDERIGRMRIRSKKDQTLVIGRIALDLVKDRKEESRLVFLPIQVVQSLRDKARERLDGKHILANEISNGDIITAIFTKLARINSESKYDISLSSTINLRDRIPELQGEKGEGFVHNAVHYATANFAIKPSTGLDDIALQNGRAVNKALEESDIKAGVRTLRELAKANQVMLICEPHHKLYSSSNWGGSWHGIDFTKAAPKSYDLSSHRKEMVVLGQSKTLKAPMRYRVVIMRRTSEGFWCDFAAPVETMALIDKFIRWDPSLGILLEEMESYGTSKSRRAFKSNCGVP, encoded by the exons ATGGCTTACTCGTTGCCTTTCAAA CACAAGCTCAATCGTTCTGACCTTCTCATCACCGACTCTTACATCCAAGGCCAAACCAAACCCGCCCTCTCAGGTTCAACCTTCGACGTAATCG ATCCCGGAACCAATAAACCATGGACAAAAGTCACGAACAACTCAGCCGATGACGTCGACGCAACCGTCCGCGTCGCACACAATGCATTCCAATCTTTCAAGAAAACCTCCCCTCGAGCACGTGCCCAATGGCTTCTCAAATGGGACGCCCTCATCCGCGAGCACAAAGTCGATTTAGCCACGCTTTTGGTGTATGAGACGGGAAAACCATACGTCGAGGCAATCGGGGAGATGGATTATTCTTTGACGTTCGTATCATGGTTTGCGGGCGAGGCAGAGCGGATTCAAGGAACTTGTTTCGCCCCGTCTGCGCCAGATAGACGAGTAGTCACTATCAAACAGCCACTCGGTGTCGCGGTCGCGTTGGTGCCGTGGAACTTTCCTGTTGCTATGGTCCTGAgaaaggctgctgctgcgttGGCGGCTGGTTGTACAATGGTGGTTAAGCCATCGCCTGAAACGCCGGTTACTGCTATGGCTTTGGCCAAGTTGGCCAGTGAGGCTGGATTTCCAGACGGCGTTCTGAATGTCTTGCCGACAAGCTTGGAAAACACGCCGTCGCTTAGTGAAGCTCTTTGCAAGCATGAGTTGGTTAAGAAGGTTACCTTTACAGGATCAACTCGCGTTGGGACTCTTGTTGCGAACCACTGCAGTTTGGGTCTCAAGAAAGTGGTTCTGGAGCTAGGCGGTAATTGCCCTTGTCTTATCTTTGATGATGCAGACATCGAAGCAGCTTTGCGCGAACTCGTCGGCCTCAAATGGCGTCATGCTGGTCAAGCTTGCGTTACAGTCAATCGCTTCCTTGTGCAGTCTGGGGTATATGACGAGTTCCTTCAGCGCTTCGTTGAAGAGACTGCCAAGTATGTCATCGGCCACGGCGCTGCTGAAGGAACTACCCTCGGACCTGTTACGAAGCCCGAAAGTTTGGGCCGAGCTGAGCGACTTGTTAAAGATGCTGTTTCGAAAGGTGCTCGAATTGTCACTGGAGGCAATCGTGTTTCTCCCAAGGGAGGCGAAGGCGGTTATTTCTTCGAGCCGACGATTCTCGCTGATATGTCGCATGACACTCTGATCTCCTGCGAAGAGTGTTTTGCGCCGATCGCTGCTTTCTATAAATTCGAGACGGAAGAGGAGGCGGTTCAAGCGGCTAATGATACACCGATGGGTCTTGCTAGTTATGCTTTTACCAAGAACGCAGATCGGATCTGGCGAATGCTTGAGAATCTTGAGGCTGGAATGATAGCTCTCAACACCGGTGATTATTCTGCTCggatcttgatgatgtgtGCTGACGAGATACTAGGCAATTCTTCTGCGGCCGAGTCACCATTTGGAGGGATCAAGATGTCAGGTTATGGAAAGGAAGCTGGGAAGGACGTGGCT ATAATACCCGTTTCATGGAGTGACCAGCCCAACCCAATCCCTAATCTCCGCACCCGAACGTTCTTCATTACAGACCACCCTCTCGACGAGCAAATCCTCGAAAACGGTCTAAATAAACTGATCAGAAATCACTGGCGAAAACTAGGCGCGCGTCTTTTCCCATCGCATGGAGATACACGCCTAGAATACCGTCTACCGCATGTTTTCCCAGATGACTATGAGCTCTTCAAATGGTCCTCCGTTAGCGCTGGTTATTCCTATGGCGAGACTTATGAATTGTCGAAGATTCTGCATCCAGGCGATGGTGTAGCCTTTTTACCAAATATGGAGACAATTGACGCGCGGTTGAGGCCGCAGGACTGGCCATATGAACGAAAAGACGAGCCGCCTAATTCGCCGTTGTTGTATGTCCACTTAACCAAGTTTTCGGATGGAGCTGTTCTTGCTATGAGCGTTCCGCATGTCTTTGCTGATCAAGGTGGCTTGGCCAATATCGTCAAGGCGTGGCTTGCTGTTATCGAGGGCAAAACACCACCAGGAATGACAGGTTACAAGGATGATGTACTGGAAGGTGAAAAGCTCTCCAACGGTGATGTCAATCAGGATGAACGGATTGGACGGATGCGCATCCGCAGCAAGAAAGACCAGACGTTGGTGATTGGGAGAATTGCTCTCGACCTGGTGAAAGACAGGAAGGAGGAGTCTAGACTCGTTTTTCTACCAATACAAGTGGTACAAAGTTTGAGAGACAAGGCGAGAGAGCGCTTGGATGGAAAACACATTTTGGCGAATGAAATCAGCAACGGTGATATCATTACCGCAATCTTCACAAAG CTTGCCAGGATCAATTCCGAGTCCAAGTACGATATTTCGCTTtcctcaaccatcaact TACGAGATCGCATTCCCGAACTTCAAGGCGAAAAGGGTGAAGGATTTGTTCATAACGCCGTACACTATGCAACAGCCAACTTCGCAATCAAGCCCTCAACAGGGCTAGACGACATTGCTCTCCAGAACGGAAGAGCCGTCAACAAAGCCCTAGAGGAATCGGATATCAAAGCTGGAGTTCGCACTCTCCGAGAGCTCGCTAAGGCGAACCAAGTCATGCTTATCTGCGAACCTCACCATAAGCTCTACAGCTCTTCAAACTGGGGTGGTTCATGGCATGGAATAGATTTTACGAAAGCAGCGCCTAAGTCATATGACTTGTCAAGCCATAGGAAAGAGATGGTTGTTCTTGGACAGAGCAAGACGCTAAAAGCACCGATGAGAT ACCGCGTTGTGATTATGCGTCGAACAAGTGAAGGCTTCTGGTGCGACTTTGCTGCGCCAGTCGAGACCATGGCCCTGATCGATAAGTTTATTAGGTGGGATCCTTCGCTGGGAATTCTTTTAGAGGAGATGGAATCTTATGGCACTTCCAAGAGTCGAAGAGCGTTCAAGTCAAACTGCGGAGTCCCGTGA